tgaatatttttaattcatactgAACATGAAAAATTACCCTAACTTTTTTGGGACAACTTCTGCGTAGAATATATTACAGCCCACTTTGACTTTCTTGTGCAAAAAGGTAAGGATTGCTCTGTACTTTCCGTAGATCATGGTCGGGATATTCTTCACCTCCACCTCCACCTCCCAGTTGTTAGCTGTAAAGTTTCCCTGCGAACAGATCAGAGTCctcaaatgaaatatattttatcgaatcagacattttataataatgtatcgCAAACTTCATTCCTTACTATCCATTACGCTGTAAATTACAAGTACTGTAGTTCTAACACATTAACTCACCATTCATTCTTCCTAAAGttacgtaataaattaattatccttTAGTCATTCCTACCAGTACAATTTGTCTGCACGCACTCCGGGTGTTGACCCAACCGTTATCAAGGGTCCATGAGCGCGTCCACCGAGTAGAATGCAGAGGCTACTAGGTAGCGCTTCAAACGAACTGTAAAGTTTGAAAGATTTGTTTCTGATCCTAAGCCTTCAGGAAGTATTTTGAGTATTTAAGGTACACTTGTAACGACAGTAAAGGGCAGTCTCAAGCAAGTACAAGGCATGGAAGGGCCAGTAGCCCAATATCCCTGAAGGCCTTTATACACGactctgtattttaatttagcaattatgcgaattgctttttttctGGAGGGTACAAACTGTATCAAAGATTCATTTGGCATAACTACCCCACAGTCCAATACCATACGATAATAGTGGGTAAATAAGGCAAAAATAGGTATTTGCCGGCTACAAATGTTTGACAAAGTTTTTCGAAAATAGTGAAATAGGTAAATATAGCAAAAGGAATGTAAGATcattgtaaatattgtgttattgttgaatatgttttaaaatagcgTTCataatttgttctaaaaatatatacagagtgtgTCCAAAATGCGCGGAGATATTTCAGGTGTTGATTCCATggacaaaaataaagaaaacatgtCCTATAAGGGTATGTCCTAAAATTGCTTCTTTTCCCAGATAtccaccattttgtttttttactaattaatttatatctctAGAATGGCTTGACCGATTGAGttcaaattttgcatattgctcttccataaaaatataacttttgcaataaataatcatttagttcttatattttgtttcaaaaaattgcGGCCACCTTTTCAACTTATAACTCAAAAACCGTACTTTCTACTCAACAACGATCTGCGATAATCCGGGGTCGATATCTGAAGAAATGTGGAAAAAAGTATTTGAGGGGGGGATGGAAGGACATTTAAATCTCACCctgtacaatgtttttaataaaaacacatataacaaatatatggaaaattaaatatcttttaagacataacttcatattttttcttattccatttttaattattcatcaatttataatagttttaatcgCCTTATATAACATGAAGATACCCTAAATGGAATGaagtaatttactaaaacaataaagtGAACTTTTGTGCTTAAAGAAAGACCTTCTGCTTTGTTAATATTATCATTCTTAACCAATCCATAACTTTTTATACTTGGAGTcaattatcaaaatgtttttcccGTTATGTTAATGCCAAGTTTTCAACCCAGCTAGAGTGAAACaatttatatatgtgttttatatgaaGTAATGCTATACCGGATCAGTTCTTTTCATGTAATCAAAGTTTAGGCATAAAAATTTCCCTTCTACTGTGAAAGATTTTCTGAAAAGCCGCCAAACCAATAATAAGACTGGACTTACTGGCTGTATAGGACACTTCTCTACAGGGTGCCCTGCAGATTTCATTACGCCTTGGATCAGATCGGGCAACAGCTTCCATGCATCCTCACAGTTCTTTACGGTATACTCGAAGGCCCTAGGTCGATAGCCGCCATTGCCCCACTGCTGTACGTCCACATACACCTGTGAACATTGGTAGGAGTAAGCCGCTGTACGTCCACATACACCTGTGAACATTGGTAGGAGTAAGGTGCTGCACGTCCACATACACCTGTGAACATTGGTAGGAGTAAGCCGCTGTACGTCCACATACACCTGTGAACATTGGTAGGAGTAAGCCGCTGTACGTCCACATACACCTGTGAACATTGGTAGGAGTAAGCCGCTGTACGTCCACATACACCTGTGAACATTGGTAGGAGTAAGCCGCTGTACGTCCACATACACCTGTGAACATTGGTAGGAGTTCCACTACGTCCACATACACCTGTGAACAAGGAGTATAGGAGTGCTGCTGTACGTCCACATACACCTGTGAACATTGGTAGGAGTAAGCCGCTGTACGTCCACATACACCTGTGAACATTGGTAGGAGTAAGCCGCTGTACGTCCACATACACCTGTGAACATTGGTAGGAgtaagccacaccacgtgtcgcgtagcaGATTTCGCCGAGTTTCAGTCTGTTGTTCATTGCATGATTGACATATAGAATGCAAAAAATCATacggaaaagaaatttttacatactCGGGCAAGTAAaggagaaattgtgtcagccaacTAATTGATGCCTTCATCGACGCTCAGCCCACAATCatggaacttattcttgtctatgtataaatgacatttagtgtaaattttattcAACAGATGCAATCTTTGTCGAGATATCTTTTTACAATACACATTCCTATTTTTGTCCATTAAATTGGTatcatatcattgtttaaataataaaagtctacacaccaagacTCGATAAAATGATGTTATACTTGAACATACATGCGGCTTCACCGGCAAAgtctatgcaacattccgtgtatttggtTGAAGCTTGCACAATTTCAATAACTTGTTTTTCTTAGACCAAtctagaggaactccaaagtcgaagttcatagcgTGAAAAAAAATACGAATTGGTCCCatgatatttaacaaaatgaaatTAGTCATAAATCATGCATCAGGTACCTATTTGACAGTTTTCATGTATAAGAGGGCCAGAGGTCAAGCATATacatattgtttatacttttttataattcgGTAATGACTTTGTAttctaaacagttttctaaattgtatacatatagatttcattattaaaattgaaaactaaaattaacatcaataatactaacacatttctaTATTACATTATGGAAATCATCCATATGTAAAGTTGATACGCAATATGTATAGTTTTTGCCTCCCAATCCATGTTCGCCATATCATTCTATATCTTTGGTTCAGTGTAGGGTTTATGTCAGTATGTATACACCTAAGCGGTATCGTATActtcatcagtgagaaatgggtGGGATTTCCCATCAAcgatattttgttataaaaattacattcaataCTTCGAGTATTGGAGCGAATGTTTTGTTGAATCagctaatgcccagtccctctGTGTTTTCTTCCTTCACTGTAAATACACcatcccacaatgtctaaggaaaccaaattcagtaTCTGACATGTACTTGTACACCTTCACATGTCACGCGCTTGCTGTTTCCtaaaattgtagtcacggagcgaatgttttgttgaatcatgctaatgcccagtccctctGTGTTTTCTTCCTTCACTGTAAATACACcatcccacaatgtctaaggaaaccaaattcagtaTCTGACATGTACTTGTACACCTTCACATGTCACGCGCTTGCTGTTTCCtaaaattgtagtcacggagcgaatgttTTG
This Homalodisca vitripennis isolate AUS2020 chromosome 3, UT_GWSS_2.1, whole genome shotgun sequence DNA region includes the following protein-coding sequences:
- the LOC124357821 gene encoding uncharacterized protein LOC124357821, producing the protein MVIPVSLLMCILGTAIIWVDSFGPSAGPFDIELKQMEQCEDQGTKQMVLTPKINNAGQGKYIYNSPFWIGVPVDEHFKVYVDVQQWGNGGYRPRAFEYTVKNCEDAWKLLPDLIQGVMKSAGHPVEKCPIQPGNFTANNWEVEVEVKNIPTMIYGKYRAILTFLHKKVKVGCNIFYAEVVPKKLG